One segment of Neobacillus endophyticus DNA contains the following:
- a CDS encoding amino acid permease, giving the protein MKKSQPDLTRGLLPRHVQFMALAGMIGTGIFKGSSDTLNIAGPGVVFTYLLGGILLFIIMAALGEMGIAFPQFNVQNLVKQAFGFQISFVVGWLYWINWMLVTIVELLAAGSFLQFWFPSAPLWLLSLICAILIISINLFQVKHYGELEFWFAGVKILALIAFIVLGSFLLFGLLPNSKSIGLTNYTIHGGFFPHGLKGVFSAFLVVMFSYGGAELIGIAVTETKDADRVLPKIIKGTVWRVIIFYILPILVICGLIPWDKVSGADSPFVQVFSTTGLPGAAHIMNFVLLTAVLSAANSGIYATSRTLFSMAQSGVAPKTLLKTSKKGIPLQGITISSIFILVGVYLAYLTPSQVIGYLMTIPGFTVILIWMSICACQLKLRSQYQHTPNFQVKWHPFTSFFAIIALSVIFFGFLLNPNNVIGSIVCLVTVSLLVILSFLFKKQDRLNLKTNNNAPTR; this is encoded by the coding sequence ATGAAAAAAAGTCAACCAGATTTAACCAGAGGATTACTCCCAAGGCATGTCCAGTTCATGGCGTTGGCAGGTATGATTGGCACCGGTATTTTTAAAGGCAGTTCCGATACGCTGAATATTGCCGGACCGGGAGTGGTCTTCACCTATTTACTAGGCGGGATATTATTATTTATTATTATGGCCGCATTAGGAGAAATGGGGATCGCATTCCCACAATTTAATGTTCAAAATCTAGTAAAACAAGCATTTGGATTTCAAATCTCCTTTGTTGTAGGATGGCTCTATTGGATTAACTGGATGCTTGTCACGATCGTTGAACTACTTGCAGCAGGAAGCTTTCTGCAATTTTGGTTCCCATCAGCCCCATTGTGGCTGTTAAGCTTGATATGTGCGATCTTAATCATCAGTATTAATTTATTCCAGGTGAAACATTACGGGGAACTGGAGTTTTGGTTTGCCGGAGTTAAAATATTAGCCTTAATAGCCTTTATTGTTTTAGGGTCCTTTCTATTGTTTGGTCTATTACCAAACTCAAAATCTATCGGATTAACAAACTATACGATACATGGCGGATTTTTCCCACATGGTCTAAAAGGGGTATTTAGTGCCTTTTTAGTGGTCATGTTTTCATATGGCGGGGCCGAGCTCATCGGAATTGCGGTAACGGAAACAAAGGATGCTGATCGGGTTTTACCTAAAATCATAAAAGGCACAGTATGGAGAGTCATCATTTTTTACATTCTTCCAATTCTTGTCATATGCGGGCTGATACCTTGGGATAAAGTCAGCGGAGCCGACAGCCCTTTCGTTCAAGTTTTCAGTACAACTGGACTACCTGGCGCAGCTCACATTATGAATTTTGTGCTTTTAACAGCCGTACTCTCTGCAGCAAATTCAGGGATATATGCTACTTCCAGAACCTTATTTTCAATGGCACAAAGCGGGGTGGCACCAAAAACCTTATTAAAAACCTCTAAAAAAGGGATCCCGTTACAAGGTATTACGATATCGAGCATCTTTATTTTAGTCGGAGTATATTTAGCCTATTTAACACCTTCACAGGTGATCGGTTACCTTATGACCATCCCAGGCTTTACTGTCATTTTAATTTGGATGAGCATTTGTGCTTGCCAGTTGAAACTGCGCAGTCAATACCAACATACACCTAATTTTCAGGTAAAATGGCATCCTTTCACATCATTTTTTGCCATTATCGCTTTATCTGTCATCTTTTTCGGATTTCTCTTAAACCCTAATAATGTAATTGGTTCGATTGTCTGTCTTGTTACAGTCAGCTTATTGGTAATCCTTTCCTTTCTATTTAAGAAACAGGATCGCTTGAACCTAAAAACCAACAACAACGCCCCAACCCGCTAG
- a CDS encoding GNAT family N-acetyltransferase, protein MNIRILNESDTQVYQELRLKALKVNPEAFGSTYEREAKFSVETVAERLKPNEDKFVLGAFENDTSLVAIATFMRESGIKTAHKGNIYGLFVTAEMRGKGLGKALMNEIISRARTCSGLEQINLTVVSDNEAAKNLYKSIGFQLYGVERNALKFNGIYYNEDLMVLTL, encoded by the coding sequence ATGAATATTCGTATCTTAAATGAATCAGATACTCAAGTCTACCAAGAGTTGAGATTAAAGGCACTAAAAGTGAATCCGGAGGCATTTGGTTCAACATATGAAAGGGAAGCTAAATTTTCAGTGGAAACTGTTGCGGAAAGACTCAAGCCAAATGAGGACAAATTTGTTCTTGGGGCCTTTGAAAATGATACTAGCTTAGTCGCAATTGCTACTTTTATGCGAGAGAGTGGTATTAAAACGGCCCATAAAGGGAATATTTATGGTTTGTTTGTTACAGCAGAAATGCGCGGGAAGGGTTTAGGAAAAGCACTAATGAATGAAATAATTTCAAGGGCAAGAACATGCAGTGGTTTGGAGCAAATCAATTTAACCGTCGTATCTGATAATGAGGCAGCAAAAAATTTATACAAATCAATAGGTTTTCAATTATATGGTGTTGAGCGGAATGCCTTAAAGTTTAATGGGATATATTATAATGAGGATTTAATGGTGCTGACCTTATAG
- a CDS encoding nucleotidyltransferase domain-containing protein has product MKETILNALKKVEEDYNVKILFACESGSRAWGFPSRDSDYDVRFIYIHKKEDYLAIDPMGIGTKRDVIELPINESLDISGWDLTKTLRLFRKSNPPLMEWLNSGIVYYQAFTTIEKMQVLSKSVFSPVFCLHHYLNMANNNFQTYIKAEKIKIKKYFYVLRPLLAAKWIETYNEFPPLEFPTLLSTLLPQGELEKEIQSLLKRKKAGEEFDIEPNIQIINNFVSEEIPRLREFTKTIKKDRQDFTPALDDLFRHTLDEVWNLQ; this is encoded by the coding sequence ATGAAAGAAACTATTTTAAATGCTTTGAAAAAGGTGGAAGAAGATTATAATGTTAAAATTCTTTTTGCCTGCGAATCTGGCAGCAGAGCTTGGGGGTTTCCTTCCCGGGACAGTGATTATGATGTTCGATTTATCTACATACATAAAAAAGAAGATTATTTGGCGATTGACCCAATGGGGATTGGAACAAAGCGTGACGTCATCGAACTGCCGATAAATGAGTCGCTTGATATCAGTGGTTGGGATTTAACGAAAACTTTGAGGTTATTTCGTAAATCTAATCCGCCATTAATGGAATGGCTGAATTCCGGAATCGTTTATTATCAGGCTTTTACAACCATTGAAAAGATGCAAGTCTTAAGCAAATCCGTTTTTTCTCCGGTTTTTTGCCTACACCACTATTTGAATATGGCAAATAATAATTTTCAAACCTACATCAAAGCTGAAAAAATAAAAATTAAAAAATACTTTTATGTTTTAAGACCCTTGTTGGCCGCAAAGTGGATCGAAACATATAATGAATTCCCTCCACTCGAATTTCCAACCTTATTGTCGACTTTACTGCCTCAAGGCGAGCTCGAAAAAGAAATACAAAGCCTGTTAAAAAGAAAAAAAGCAGGGGAGGAATTCGATATTGAACCGAATATTCAAATCATAAACAATTTCGTAAGTGAAGAAATACCGCGGCTAAGAGAATTTACAAAAACCATTAAAAAGGATCGTCAAGATTTTACACCAGCACTTGATGATTTATTCAGACACACTCTTGATGAGGTATGGAATTTGCAATGA
- the pdxR gene encoding MocR-like pyridoxine biosynthesis transcription factor PdxR: protein MLEITPTLEHKSNTPLYMQLANYIKQEILSGRIKSNEKLPSKRKLAEYLDVSLNTIQSAYDQLCAEGYAESQPRKGLFVTVIEDDMNLNLDNSTFLESRKIENKANVAIDFSSGKVDLGYFPYAIWRKLTIQALYEDQSHLFNNGSPQGELPLREEIAKYLYASRGVQCSAEQIIIGAGTQMLIGLLCKVIGKNQIYALEDPGYHRTRITLTDLGVDTVPIPIDENGIDHNHVINCSANVVYVTPSHQFPYGMIMPISRRMELLKWAAEKSGYIIEDDYDGEFRYKGKPIPSLQGLDTNGNVVYLGTFSKSLIPSIRISYMVLPSSLMQKYRNHFTIYKQTVSRLHQDTLYRFMNGGHWQSHLNKMRTLYRKKHDTIMKSIKNYFANHVSVIGENSGLHIVLDVRNGMDEAELIKTAMNAGVKVYPLSIYYHDPEAKLGSKILIGFGGLSEREIVKGIRLLKEAWNL from the coding sequence ATGCTCGAAATTACACCTACTTTAGAACATAAAAGCAACACACCTCTATACATGCAATTAGCCAATTATATAAAACAAGAAATTTTATCAGGAAGAATTAAGTCCAACGAAAAGTTACCATCAAAACGGAAATTAGCAGAGTATCTTGATGTAAGTCTAAACACGATTCAATCTGCATACGACCAGTTATGTGCGGAAGGGTATGCAGAAAGTCAGCCTCGAAAAGGATTATTTGTGACAGTTATTGAGGATGACATGAACCTGAATTTGGACAATTCTACATTTTTAGAGTCTAGGAAGATAGAAAATAAGGCAAATGTTGCAATTGATTTCAGTTCGGGAAAAGTAGATTTAGGGTATTTTCCTTATGCGATTTGGCGGAAATTAACGATTCAAGCATTATATGAAGATCAAAGCCATTTATTTAATAATGGAAGTCCACAGGGGGAGCTACCTCTTCGAGAAGAAATTGCCAAATATCTTTATGCTTCAAGAGGTGTCCAGTGCTCGGCCGAGCAAATTATCATTGGTGCAGGTACACAGATGCTTATTGGATTATTATGCAAGGTGATTGGAAAAAATCAAATTTATGCATTGGAGGACCCTGGCTATCATCGCACGAGAATCACTTTGACGGATTTAGGGGTGGATACCGTGCCCATTCCAATAGATGAGAATGGTATTGATCATAATCATGTAATCAATTGTAGTGCCAATGTTGTCTATGTAACACCATCACATCAGTTTCCATATGGGATGATTATGCCGATTTCCCGACGCATGGAATTGTTAAAGTGGGCCGCAGAAAAGAGCGGTTATATTATTGAAGATGATTATGATGGTGAGTTTCGTTATAAGGGAAAACCGATCCCATCCTTGCAAGGGCTGGATACCAATGGGAATGTTGTTTATTTAGGAACATTTTCTAAATCATTGATCCCGTCTATTCGGATTAGTTATATGGTATTACCATCTTCACTTATGCAGAAATACCGAAATCATTTTACTATTTATAAGCAGACGGTTTCCAGGCTTCACCAGGATACTCTTTATCGTTTTATGAATGGTGGACATTGGCAAAGTCATTTGAACAAAATGAGGACACTATACCGAAAAAAGCATGATACGATCATGAAGTCTATCAAAAATTATTTTGCTAACCATGTAAGTGTAATAGGTGAAAATTCAGGGCTCCATATTGTATTGGACGTAAGAAATGGGATGGATGAAGCTGAGTTGATCAAAACGGCGATGAATGCGGGCGTTAAAGTATATCCACTATCAATTTATTATCATGATCCAGAAGCGAAATTAGGCTCAAAGATCTTAATTGGATTTGGCGGATTATCAGAAAGAGAAATAGTTAAAGGGATTCGATTATTAAAAGAAGCTTGGAACCTCTAA
- a CDS encoding RNA polymerase sigma factor: MGETYAMLLQYESNHTKEKSLETLIANHGVSLRKFAFRFVRDWIVVDDIMQEVYLKAFLKVNTLMDGSSIKSWLFTVTANQCKDYLRLKYVKNTILTDNFETTPLQMVEFVEKKVIEQFDLLQLQKVINTLPNQYREPLVMRYYDHLSYMEISDILNLGIQTIKTRIHRAKKLIKRKLY, encoded by the coding sequence ATGGGAGAGACATACGCAATGCTTCTTCAATATGAATCCAATCATACGAAAGAAAAAAGTTTAGAAACATTAATAGCTAACCACGGAGTTTCATTAAGGAAATTTGCGTTTAGATTTGTACGGGACTGGATCGTGGTAGATGATATAATGCAAGAGGTATACTTAAAAGCTTTTTTAAAAGTAAATACTTTAATGGATGGCTCATCCATTAAATCCTGGTTGTTTACTGTAACAGCAAATCAATGTAAGGACTATCTTAGATTAAAGTATGTAAAAAACACAATATTGACAGATAATTTTGAGACTACTCCATTGCAGATGGTAGAATTTGTTGAAAAAAAAGTTATAGAGCAATTCGATTTACTCCAACTTCAGAAAGTGATCAACACCTTGCCGAATCAGTATAGGGAACCACTTGTAATGCGATATTATGATCATTTAAGCTATATGGAAATAAGTGATATATTAAATTTGGGCATCCAAACCATTAAAACACGAATTCATCGAGCTAAAAAATTAATTAAGAGAAAGCTATATTAA
- a CDS encoding FtsW/RodA/SpoVE family cell cycle protein produces MFKKILKSYDYQLISAIFLLSLFGLVMVYSASMAMATQRYGVSSDYFYQKQKLFLIISFFIFIVVSFFPYKILQSRKVLIGLVSCSLLLLLILSVHGHVAGGAQSWIKIGPLSLEPSEFVKLCVIIYLSAIYAKKQAYINEFNKGVVPPLVYLGLVCILIASQPDFGTVELILFFSAAIIMSSGISIKNFIKLGGLCIISAIPIILIFHNKIFTTKRVGRFSVLSDPFATAQTSGYHLVNSYIAIGNGGINGLGLGKSIQKLGYLPEPHTDFIMAVIAEELGIWGVGFVILTLAFIVLKGLKIATRCKDPFGSLLATGISSMIGVQAIVNLAGVSGLLPLAGVPLPFVSYGGSSLIQLAIATGILVNVSMFINYEKNYKTSRSTTNPRKENIYLVKS; encoded by the coding sequence ATGTTTAAGAAAATACTAAAATCTTATGATTATCAATTAATTTCTGCTATTTTTCTCTTATCGTTATTTGGATTAGTTATGGTTTACAGTGCCAGTATGGCAATGGCGACCCAACGCTATGGTGTATCTAGTGATTATTTCTATCAAAAACAAAAGTTATTTCTGATCATCTCCTTTTTTATTTTTATTGTGGTTTCCTTTTTCCCCTACAAAATTCTGCAAAGCAGGAAAGTACTAATAGGACTTGTCTCATGCTCATTATTGCTTTTATTGATTTTATCTGTTCATGGACACGTTGCGGGAGGAGCACAAAGTTGGATTAAAATAGGTCCTTTGAGTCTTGAGCCTTCAGAATTTGTAAAGTTATGCGTGATTATTTATTTATCTGCCATTTACGCTAAAAAACAAGCATATATTAACGAGTTTAATAAAGGAGTTGTTCCTCCTTTAGTATATTTGGGCCTTGTTTGCATTTTGATTGCAAGCCAGCCAGACTTCGGAACGGTAGAATTGATTCTTTTTTTCTCCGCTGCCATTATTATGTCATCTGGAATTAGCATTAAAAACTTTATTAAACTCGGCGGATTGTGCATTATTTCGGCAATACCCATTATTTTAATTTTTCACAATAAAATCTTTACAACAAAGCGGGTGGGCCGTTTTTCTGTTTTAAGCGATCCGTTTGCAACAGCCCAAACATCTGGTTATCATCTTGTCAATTCCTATATAGCGATTGGTAACGGAGGCATAAATGGGCTTGGACTGGGAAAAAGCATTCAAAAGCTTGGATACCTACCTGAGCCTCATACAGATTTCATAATGGCAGTTATTGCTGAGGAATTAGGGATATGGGGAGTGGGTTTTGTCATCCTAACATTAGCTTTCATTGTCTTAAAAGGGCTTAAGATTGCGACAAGATGTAAAGATCCTTTCGGTAGCTTATTAGCAACAGGAATTTCAAGTATGATTGGAGTTCAGGCGATCGTTAATCTCGCGGGTGTTTCAGGTCTTCTTCCACTTGCAGGTGTTCCATTGCCATTTGTCAGTTATGGTGGTTCCTCTCTCATTCAACTTGCCATCGCAACAGGCATTTTAGTCAATGTTTCGATGTTCATTAATTATGAAAAGAACTATAAAACAAGTAGATCCACAACAAATCCAAGAAAAGAAAATATTTATTTAGTAAAAAGTTAA
- a CDS encoding FtsW/RodA/SpoVE family cell cycle protein, with protein sequence MNTNTKSNFFNRLDGFILFIIFIFFILSLLFIYSSQRTGEYGAQNFAMKQAINYMIGFVILFLIAKLDIDQIQRLAWPAYITLFLSIIALKFSPARIAPVILGAKRWYSIPLLGSIQPSEYFKIALIILVASIITKHNSTYTVKTVKSDLLLVGKVFLVTIPPSIVVYIQPDTGMVFLYFIAIVSMLYLSGIQKKLVAVFLIVPMILVGILVYLYYYQPDIIYKQLIPLLSPHQQQRIIGWLNPAGNSNDAYQTQRSLLAVGSGETFGKGLLKGNVYIPEKHTDFIFSTVAEETGFFGASIVIILFFLLIYRIIGTGHESETGFGAYICVGISFSLTVQIFQNIGMVVGLMPVKGISLPFLTYGGSSLFSNMISMGIVLSIRKTLGLYMFKNKKVHQEEL encoded by the coding sequence ATGAATACAAATACCAAATCGAATTTTTTTAATCGATTAGATGGTTTTATACTATTTATTATATTTATCTTTTTTATTTTAAGTTTATTGTTTATTTATAGCAGTCAGAGAACAGGGGAATATGGGGCGCAGAATTTTGCTATGAAGCAAGCAATTAATTATATGATTGGTTTTGTGATCTTATTTCTAATTGCAAAACTTGATATTGACCAAATTCAAAGGCTTGCATGGCCCGCTTATATTACGTTATTTTTATCTATAATTGCGCTGAAATTTTCCCCTGCAAGAATTGCTCCCGTGATTCTGGGGGCAAAAAGATGGTATAGTATCCCCTTATTAGGATCGATCCAGCCATCGGAATATTTTAAAATTGCGTTAATTATTCTTGTAGCCAGTATTATTACAAAGCATAACAGTACCTATACAGTAAAAACTGTAAAGTCTGATTTGTTGCTTGTAGGTAAAGTTTTCCTTGTAACGATTCCACCTTCGATCGTCGTATATATTCAACCGGATACTGGTATGGTCTTTCTATATTTTATAGCAATTGTCAGCATGCTATATCTGTCAGGAATCCAAAAAAAGTTGGTTGCTGTTTTTCTTATCGTGCCAATGATTTTAGTAGGAATACTGGTGTATTTATATTATTATCAGCCAGATATCATTTACAAACAATTGATACCACTGCTTTCTCCACATCAACAGCAACGAATCATCGGTTGGTTAAATCCGGCGGGAAATAGTAATGATGCGTATCAGACGCAAAGATCGCTGTTGGCAGTAGGGAGCGGCGAGACTTTTGGGAAAGGACTCCTTAAAGGAAACGTCTATATACCAGAAAAACATACTGACTTTATTTTTTCCACAGTTGCAGAAGAAACCGGATTTTTTGGTGCTTCCATCGTGATTATTTTGTTCTTCCTCCTTATTTACAGGATTATAGGAACCGGACATGAATCAGAGACAGGATTTGGGGCTTATATATGTGTAGGAATTTCCTTTAGTTTAACAGTACAGATTTTCCAAAATATCGGTATGGTTGTGGGACTTATGCCTGTTAAAGGAATCTCTCTTCCTTTTTTAACCTATGGAGGGAGTTCATTGTTCTCAAACATGATATCAATGGGAATTGTTTTATCCATAAGAAAAACTTTGGGCTTATATATGTTTAAGAATAAAAAGGTACATCAAGAGGAGCTCTAG
- a CDS encoding cysteine-rich CWC family protein, which yields MTNKYCPICEKENECMSGAGEHGNCWCDKEEFPVEIFDLVPVESRRKHCICKSCLMKFKENNYYIK from the coding sequence TTGACAAATAAATACTGTCCTATATGCGAAAAAGAAAATGAATGCATGAGCGGTGCCGGTGAACACGGCAATTGCTGGTGTGACAAAGAAGAGTTTCCAGTTGAAATCTTTGATTTAGTCCCTGTTGAAAGCAGAAGAAAACATTGCATCTGCAAATCATGCCTAATGAAATTTAAGGAAAACAATTATTATATAAAATAA
- a CDS encoding PhzF family phenazine biosynthesis protein, whose protein sequence is MKSIKVYQYDAFSKEPNKGNPAGVLLNADDLTDEEMQEIAFKVGFNETAFPVKSEVADIRLRYFTPGHEMNLCGHGTMATVYALKTRGLLGESSEITIETLAGILPIKIQANADHDIHISMKQARPQFIEYNGSKKELAYSIGLAMEDLDNELPIMYGSTGIWTLLVPIKKLSAFKKMKVNNQLFPDILREMPRASIHPFCLETYDTNAVMHARHFSSPFSGTIEDPVTGTASGVMGAYYAKYINTNFSNSLNLIVEQGLEIGKDGKVIVKVTKCDNDFDIEITGNAVYVKEFEVLL, encoded by the coding sequence ATGAAATCTATCAAAGTTTATCAGTATGATGCGTTTAGTAAAGAACCGAATAAAGGAAATCCAGCCGGTGTTCTTTTAAATGCTGATGATCTTACTGACGAGGAAATGCAGGAAATAGCCTTCAAGGTAGGTTTTAATGAAACAGCTTTTCCAGTTAAATCAGAAGTGGCTGACATTCGATTGCGATATTTTACACCGGGACATGAAATGAATTTATGTGGCCATGGAACAATGGCAACTGTCTATGCGTTAAAGACGAGAGGTTTATTAGGGGAATCATCTGAGATTACAATTGAAACATTGGCAGGGATTCTACCAATAAAGATTCAAGCTAACGCCGATCATGATATTCATATTTCCATGAAACAAGCCAGGCCGCAATTTATAGAATATAATGGTTCGAAGAAAGAGTTGGCTTATTCGATTGGATTGGCAATGGAAGATCTTGATAATGAATTACCGATCATGTATGGCAGTACCGGAATTTGGACATTATTAGTTCCTATAAAAAAACTATCGGCTTTTAAAAAAATGAAAGTAAATAACCAATTATTTCCTGATATTTTAAGAGAAATGCCGAGGGCATCGATTCATCCATTTTGTTTAGAAACGTATGATACAAATGCTGTTATGCATGCACGACACTTCTCGTCGCCTTTTTCCGGAACCATTGAAGATCCAGTTACCGGAACTGCTTCGGGTGTAATGGGAGCCTATTATGCCAAATACATAAATACCAATTTCTCAAATTCTCTCAATCTTATCGTAGAGCAAGGTTTAGAAATTGGAAAAGATGGTAAAGTGATAGTGAAGGTAACCAAATGCGATAACGATTTTGATATAGAGATTACTGGAAATGCAGTATATGTGAAGGAGTTTGAAGTGCTCCTCTAA
- a CDS encoding nucleotidyltransferase family protein, protein MNEEEIISIIKEDVWMMEILKTVKILNLPDWWVCAGFVRSKIWDTLHGFNERTPIPDVDVIYFDPIEIDEKDEKKAENMLKSLIPCIPWSVKNEARMHIKNNIPPYLSSIDAISKFPETATALGVKLGERDELILAAPVGIMDLVNLEIKPTPFFTEAKGMMKIYEERIAKKNWKSIWNKLKIEQN, encoded by the coding sequence ATGAATGAAGAAGAAATTATTTCTATTATTAAAGAAGATGTATGGATGATGGAAATATTAAAAACTGTAAAAATATTAAATTTACCAGATTGGTGGGTTTGCGCTGGATTTGTTCGATCGAAAATATGGGATACGTTACACGGCTTCAATGAAAGAACACCAATTCCAGATGTTGATGTCATCTATTTTGATCCGATTGAAATAGATGAAAAGGATGAAAAGAAAGCAGAGAACATGCTTAAATCCCTTATCCCGTGCATTCCCTGGTCAGTAAAAAATGAAGCAAGAATGCACATAAAAAACAACATCCCTCCTTATCTTTCAAGTATCGATGCTATATCCAAATTTCCAGAAACCGCGACAGCTTTAGGAGTAAAATTGGGTGAAAGAGACGAGTTAATACTTGCAGCACCTGTTGGGATTATGGATTTAGTTAATTTAGAAATAAAGCCGACTCCATTTTTTACAGAAGCAAAAGGAATGATGAAAATTTATGAAGAACGCATTGCCAAGAAAAATTGGAAGTCGATTTGGAATAAATTAAAGATCGAGCAAAATTAA
- the hemG gene encoding protoporphyrinogen oxidase, with product MKTILVIGGGVTGLSAMYELQKWKKENGPDVRLVLVEESEQLGGKIRTVKQNGFVIETGADSIVSRKMETTTLLKELGLEDEVVYNATGISYIYTDGELKAIPEDSVFGIPASIESLANSSLVSAEGKVAALKDLYSKNETFTKNDSIGAFLEYFLGTELVEKQIAPVLSGVYSGNLSDLTIASTLPYLIDYKEQYGSIIKGFEANKQKFKGGQRKFFSFKNGLGSLIDSLENKLDEAEIFKNTKVSKIEKANGPYQVHLSNQEIIEADYVILSIPNISAEILIDDPELEREFAHLKNSSLISVYVGFDVPDSVLPADGTGFITANTDELSCNACTWTSRKWAHTSKSGNLLVRLFYKSSHPSFESLKGMELEELLQIALRDIEKSLGITAVPVTSEVTDWFEQMPNYLISHPKSVGALESILASSYPGIILAGCSYYGVGIPDCLNNGVESARKVIQTL from the coding sequence TTGAAAACAATCTTAGTAATCGGTGGCGGTGTTACGGGTTTATCCGCCATGTATGAATTACAAAAGTGGAAGAAGGAAAATGGTCCAGATGTGAGGCTGGTTCTTGTCGAGGAATCAGAACAGCTTGGTGGAAAAATCCGAACAGTGAAGCAAAATGGATTTGTGATTGAAACAGGAGCAGATTCGATCGTATCCAGGAAGATGGAAACCACAACACTACTAAAAGAGCTTGGTTTGGAAGATGAAGTGGTCTATAACGCGACAGGCATTTCGTATATCTACACAGATGGAGAATTAAAGGCTATTCCGGAGGATTCCGTTTTTGGAATTCCAGCTAGTATTGAATCACTGGCAAATAGCTCACTTGTATCCGCAGAAGGAAAAGTAGCAGCATTAAAGGATTTATATTCAAAAAACGAAACCTTCACCAAAAACGATTCCATCGGGGCCTTTCTTGAGTATTTTCTTGGGACAGAACTAGTTGAGAAACAAATCGCTCCTGTCCTTTCCGGGGTCTATTCTGGAAATCTTAGTGATTTAACCATTGCATCTACCCTTCCATATTTGATTGATTACAAGGAACAATACGGAAGCATCATAAAAGGATTTGAAGCAAATAAACAAAAATTTAAAGGCGGACAAAGAAAGTTTTTCTCTTTTAAAAATGGCTTGGGTTCACTAATTGATTCCCTGGAGAACAAACTAGATGAAGCTGAAATATTTAAAAATACAAAAGTAAGCAAGATTGAAAAAGCCAACGGCCCTTATCAAGTGCACTTAAGCAATCAGGAAATCATCGAAGCAGATTACGTCATATTGAGTATTCCAAACATATCTGCGGAAATTTTAATCGATGATCCCGAGCTTGAGAGGGAGTTTGCTCATTTGAAAAATAGTTCATTAATTAGTGTATATGTTGGTTTCGATGTCCCTGACAGTGTACTCCCCGCAGATGGAACAGGTTTTATAACCGCGAATACTGATGAATTGTCCTGCAATGCCTGTACATGGACAAGCAGGAAATGGGCACATACTTCAAAATCAGGAAACCTGCTAGTCAGACTTTTTTATAAAAGCAGTCATCCATCCTTTGAATCGTTAAAGGGAATGGAGCTGGAGGAATTACTCCAAATTGCCCTAAGGGATATCGAAAAAAGCCTAGGCATAACCGCTGTTCCTGTTACCAGTGAAGTCACCGATTGGTTTGAACAAATGCCAAATTACTTAATTTCTCATCCAAAAAGTGTAGGAGCTCTTGAAAGTATTTTGGCTTCTTCCTATCCAGGAATCATTCTTGCCGGATGTTCCTACTACGGCGTAGGGATTCCAGATTGTCTCAACAATGGGGTAGAGTCTGCCAGAAAAGTAATTCAAACCTTATAA